A portion of the Flavobacterium magnum genome contains these proteins:
- the pdeM gene encoding ligase-associated DNA damage response endonuclease PdeM → MTQDISILGHTFTLHPSAAVFWKERSTLLISDVHLGKVSHFRKHGVAVPENAVAANFHRLDAVLTHFEPETVIFLGDLFHSKKNREWELFDGWVQSAEARIVLVAGNHDIIAQRHYDDLGILVVKELVSDGFLLTHHPEERDGLFTFCGHIHPAIELRGIGRQFIKLPCFFRKENQMILPAFGEFTGTYVLMPENEDCVYAIAQDRIVKVC, encoded by the coding sequence ATGACACAGGACATTTCGATTTTGGGGCATACCTTCACACTGCACCCATCGGCGGCGGTTTTCTGGAAAGAACGGAGTACGCTGCTGATTTCAGATGTGCATTTAGGGAAAGTCTCGCATTTCCGGAAACATGGTGTCGCAGTCCCGGAAAATGCAGTGGCAGCCAATTTCCATCGGCTTGATGCGGTGCTCACGCATTTCGAGCCTGAGACGGTGATTTTCCTCGGTGACCTCTTCCATAGTAAGAAGAATCGCGAGTGGGAGCTTTTTGACGGCTGGGTACAATCTGCGGAGGCGAGAATCGTACTGGTGGCGGGAAACCACGACATTATCGCACAGCGGCATTACGATGACCTGGGCATATTGGTGGTCAAAGAATTGGTGTCTGACGGATTTTTACTGACCCACCACCCCGAGGAGCGGGACGGCTTATTCACCTTCTGCGGGCACATCCATCCAGCGATTGAGTTGCGGGGAATCGGGAGGCAGTTTATTAAACTTCCGTGTTTTTTCAGGAAAGAAAATCAGATGATCCTGCCCGCGTTCGGGGAATTCACGGGCACTTATGTGCTCATGCCCGAAAACGAAGATTGCGTCTACGCGATAGCGCAGGATAGGATAGTCAAAGTCTGTTGA
- the apaG gene encoding Co2+/Mg2+ efflux protein ApaG: MVTQITRGIKISVHTSFEGTYFKNYKIHFAFSYEITIENSSKDSVQLISRHWEIFDSLNELEIVDGEGVIGKKPVLKPGEKHTYSSGCLLSSPFGAMKGYFNMVNFTTTRNFRVIVPNFRLSAPFALN; encoded by the coding sequence ATGGTTACACAAATAACGAGAGGCATCAAGATTTCCGTACACACCAGTTTTGAAGGCACCTACTTCAAGAACTACAAGATCCATTTTGCCTTTAGTTATGAGATTACCATAGAAAACTCAAGTAAGGATTCGGTCCAGCTGATTTCCCGGCACTGGGAAATTTTCGACTCTCTGAACGAATTGGAAATTGTTGATGGCGAAGGTGTCATCGGCAAAAAACCCGTGTTGAAACCCGGAGAAAAACATACATACAGCTCGGGCTGCCTGTTGTCATCACCATTTGGCGCGATGAAAGGCTATTTTAACATGGTGAATTTTACCACGACGCGCAACTTCCGGGTGATTGTACCCAATTTTCGCCTCAGTGCACCATTCGCATTAAACTGA
- the rsmG gene encoding 16S rRNA (guanine(527)-N(7))-methyltransferase RsmG: MDEILKYFPELTDIQINRFTQLEGLYHDWNAKINVISRKDIDQLYTKHVLHSLAIAKVQRFEPGTYVLDVGTGGGFPGIPLAILFPDTRFYLIDVILKKINVVKAVAEALELKNVKAEQIRAENVNGDFDFIVSRAVTNMPDFVSWIKDKIKKQQKHELKNGILYLKGGDLTEELKDFPKAAQYNISDFFTDEFFETKKVVHLPLKFKS, from the coding sequence ATGGACGAAATCCTAAAATATTTCCCGGAACTTACTGATATCCAGATCAACCGGTTCACACAGCTCGAAGGCCTGTATCACGACTGGAATGCCAAAATAAACGTGATCTCGCGCAAGGATATCGACCAGCTGTACACCAAGCACGTCCTGCATTCGCTGGCCATTGCGAAGGTCCAGCGGTTTGAACCGGGCACTTATGTACTCGACGTTGGTACAGGCGGCGGCTTCCCGGGCATCCCGCTGGCCATACTTTTTCCCGACACACGCTTCTACCTGATCGATGTCATCCTCAAAAAGATCAATGTCGTGAAAGCCGTCGCTGAGGCATTGGAACTGAAAAATGTCAAGGCAGAGCAAATCCGTGCGGAGAACGTCAATGGCGATTTCGACTTCATCGTCAGCCGCGCCGTGACAAACATGCCCGATTTTGTATCCTGGATTAAAGATAAGATCAAAAAGCAGCAGAAACACGAACTTAAAAATGGGATACTCTACCTCAAAGGTGGCGATCTGACAGAGGAATTAAAAGATTTCCCGAAAGCTGCCCAATACAATATTTCCGATTTTTTTACAGACGAATTCTTTGAAACGAAGAAGGTGGTGCATTTGCCGCTGAAGTTTAAGTCCTGA
- a CDS encoding ligase-associated DNA damage response DEXH box helicase, with product MNRTQLFQIAENWFQSQGWKSFPFQKETWTAFLQGKNGLLNAPTGSGKTYALWIPVVLNYIRQNPDYQSRHKPGLKAVWITPLRALSVEIKQAAERVVKDLGAPMTVGIRSGDTSTAERAKQKDKMPDLLVTTPESLQLLLASKGYDKVFKDCTAIIIDEWHELLGTKRGVQVELALSRLKSITGDMRIWGISATIGNLQQAREVLLGVDSEALRNSVLVHAHINKKIKILSVIPEKMEAYPWRGHMGLHLIDEVAKIVRRSRTTLIFTNVRSACEIWFQRLLEKYPEFAGEMAMHHGSINRDTRLWVEQAIRDEQLKVVVCTSSLDLGVDFAPVETIIQVGGPKGVARFMQRAGRSGHQPGKESVIYFLATYAMELIEASALKKAVAETVVEDRVPYLNSWDVLVQYLNTLAVSDGFFPDDIYREVKGTFCYQAMTPENWQWILNFITKGSQSLQAYDEYKKVEILENGSFKITSRRIAMHHRMQIGTIVGDAVMNVKYLGGGFIGTIEEWFISKLKPGDVFTFAGRKLELFQVKNMQVIVRRADHAKSSKLTSWMGGRLSFSAQMSEMLRQEMYLANSDKLTPELKAMAPVFKRQRKESIIPGADEFLVEMFKTREGFHAIFYPFEGRFVHEALASLLAYRISLLSPISFSLAYNDYGFELLSDQEIDMQSVLDNNLFSTEYVHHDLQHSLNATEMARRKFRDIAVIAGLVFTGYPGQLIKTKHLQSSSQLLFAVFRDYEPDNLLLQQAYRETFEHQLEEGRLIVALERINKQEIVVRKCAKPTPFSFPIITDRLREKLSSETLADRIAKMTASFMKNDK from the coding sequence ATGAACAGGACCCAACTCTTTCAAATCGCAGAAAACTGGTTCCAAAGCCAGGGGTGGAAATCATTTCCATTCCAAAAAGAAACCTGGACAGCATTCCTGCAGGGTAAAAACGGCTTGTTGAATGCCCCGACGGGCAGTGGGAAAACGTATGCGTTGTGGATACCGGTGGTGCTGAATTATATCAGGCAAAACCCCGATTACCAAAGCAGGCACAAACCCGGACTCAAAGCGGTATGGATCACGCCGTTGCGCGCATTGTCGGTGGAAATCAAGCAGGCCGCGGAGCGCGTCGTGAAAGACCTGGGCGCGCCGATGACCGTCGGGATCCGCAGTGGAGATACCTCGACTGCCGAGCGCGCAAAACAGAAGGACAAAATGCCGGATTTGCTGGTGACGACCCCGGAGAGTTTGCAGCTTTTACTCGCATCAAAAGGTTATGACAAGGTATTTAAGGACTGCACCGCAATCATTATTGACGAATGGCACGAATTGCTCGGGACCAAACGCGGCGTGCAGGTCGAGCTCGCTTTGTCGCGCTTGAAATCGATTACCGGTGATATGCGCATCTGGGGCATTTCGGCAACGATCGGCAACCTGCAGCAGGCCCGCGAAGTGTTGCTGGGCGTTGACTCAGAGGCGTTGCGGAATTCAGTCCTGGTGCATGCGCACATCAATAAGAAAATCAAGATACTGTCGGTCATCCCTGAAAAGATGGAAGCCTATCCCTGGCGCGGGCATATGGGGCTGCACCTGATCGATGAGGTGGCGAAGATCGTCCGCAGGAGCAGGACCACTTTGATTTTTACCAATGTGCGTTCGGCATGCGAGATCTGGTTCCAGCGCCTGCTGGAAAAATACCCGGAATTTGCGGGCGAGATGGCAATGCACCACGGCAGTATCAACCGCGATACGCGTTTGTGGGTGGAACAGGCCATACGGGACGAACAACTTAAAGTGGTCGTATGTACCTCGAGCCTCGACCTGGGCGTCGATTTTGCGCCCGTCGAAACCATCATCCAGGTAGGCGGCCCGAAAGGGGTGGCGCGGTTTATGCAACGCGCAGGCCGCAGCGGACACCAGCCGGGCAAGGAAAGCGTGATTTACTTTCTGGCGACCTATGCCATGGAACTCATAGAGGCTTCCGCGCTCAAGAAGGCAGTTGCTGAAACGGTTGTAGAAGATCGTGTGCCCTACCTGAACAGTTGGGATGTACTCGTGCAGTATCTCAATACGCTTGCGGTTTCGGATGGTTTTTTTCCGGATGACATTTATCGGGAAGTTAAAGGCACATTTTGTTACCAGGCAATGACACCCGAGAACTGGCAGTGGATCCTGAACTTCATCACTAAAGGCAGCCAGAGCCTGCAGGCCTACGACGAGTATAAAAAAGTGGAAATCCTGGAAAACGGATCGTTTAAGATTACAAGCAGGCGAATCGCCATGCACCACCGCATGCAGATCGGGACCATCGTGGGCGACGCGGTTATGAACGTGAAGTATCTGGGCGGCGGTTTTATCGGGACGATTGAGGAATGGTTTATCTCAAAGCTCAAGCCCGGCGACGTGTTTACCTTTGCCGGTCGCAAGCTTGAGTTGTTCCAGGTAAAGAACATGCAGGTTATCGTAAGGCGCGCCGATCATGCCAAAAGTTCCAAATTAACCAGCTGGATGGGCGGCAGGCTGTCGTTTTCTGCGCAGATGAGCGAAATGCTCCGTCAGGAAATGTACCTCGCCAATTCAGACAAGCTGACCCCGGAACTCAAGGCCATGGCGCCGGTTTTCAAACGCCAGCGAAAGGAGTCCATCATCCCTGGAGCCGATGAGTTCCTGGTTGAAATGTTTAAGACCCGCGAAGGTTTCCATGCCATTTTCTATCCGTTTGAAGGACGGTTTGTGCATGAGGCGCTCGCGAGCCTGTTGGCCTACCGCATCAGTTTGCTGTCGCCGATTTCTTTTTCCCTGGCCTACAATGATTACGGCTTCGAATTGCTTTCAGACCAGGAGATTGACATGCAGTCGGTGCTGGACAACAATTTGTTTTCAACCGAATATGTGCACCATGATTTGCAGCACAGCCTCAATGCCACCGAGATGGCCCGACGGAAATTCCGCGACATCGCCGTCATCGCAGGCCTCGTTTTTACCGGTTATCCCGGGCAGCTGATCAAAACCAAGCACCTCCAAAGCAGTTCTCAACTGCTGTTTGCGGTATTCCGCGATTATGAGCCCGATAATTTATTACTGCAGCAGGCGTACCGCGAAACTTTTGAACACCAGCTCGAAGAAGGACGTTTAATCGTAGCTTTGGAAAGAATCAATAAACAGGAAATTGTCGTGCGTAAATGCGCCAAGCCGACGCCTTTCAGCTTTCCGATTATTACAGACCGGCTCCGGGAGAAACTCAGCAGCGAGACCCTTGCCGACCGCATCGCAAAAATGACCGCTTCCTTTATGAAAAACGACAAATGA
- the pruA gene encoding L-glutamate gamma-semialdehyde dehydrogenase: MLKGFFHVPKAVNEPVKAYRPGSPEKEAVLAAYNTMWNAQIDVPLYIGSDEIRTGNTKNMSAPHDHKHVVGTYHLAEKKHVDMAIESALAAKNAWADLAWEQRAAIFLKAAELIAGPYRAKINAATMIAQSKTIFQAEIDAACELIDFLRFNVEFMTQIYNDQPKSNSDMWNRLEYRPLEGFVYAITPFNFTAIAANLPASAAMMGNVVVWKPSDSQVFSAKVIIDVFREAGVPDGVINVVFGDAAMISNRIFEHADFAGIHFTGSTHVFKDIWKNIGNNIDKYKTYPRIVGETGGKDFVIAHPSANVKQVVTGIVRGAFEFQGQKCSAASRGYIPQSLWPAVKEQLIADVKSMKMGSPADFSNFITAVIHEGSFDKLASYIDQAKKDSDAEIIVGGNYDKSVGYFIEPTVIVTTNPHYATMETELFGPVMTIYVYDDKQWSETLRLVDETSPYALTGAVFSQDRYAIAEATEALKNAAGNFYINDKPTGAVVGMQPFGGARASGTNDKAGSALNLLRWASPRTIKETFVTPEDYRYPFLGE; this comes from the coding sequence ATGTTAAAAGGTTTTTTTCATGTGCCTAAGGCGGTCAACGAACCCGTTAAGGCATACAGGCCGGGAAGTCCGGAAAAAGAGGCTGTGCTTGCGGCTTACAATACGATGTGGAATGCGCAAATCGATGTGCCTTTGTATATCGGCAGCGACGAGATCAGGACCGGAAATACGAAAAACATGTCGGCGCCGCACGACCACAAACACGTCGTGGGAACCTACCACCTTGCTGAGAAAAAGCATGTGGACATGGCCATTGAAAGTGCCCTGGCTGCAAAAAATGCCTGGGCGGACCTGGCATGGGAGCAGCGCGCGGCGATTTTCCTGAAAGCTGCCGAATTGATTGCCGGGCCTTACCGTGCGAAGATCAACGCAGCCACTATGATCGCACAGTCCAAAACGATTTTCCAGGCTGAAATTGATGCCGCCTGCGAGCTGATTGACTTTTTGCGTTTCAACGTCGAGTTCATGACGCAGATTTACAACGACCAGCCGAAATCGAACTCGGATATGTGGAACCGTCTGGAGTACCGACCACTGGAAGGATTCGTGTATGCCATTACGCCATTCAACTTTACGGCGATCGCAGCGAACCTGCCGGCGAGTGCGGCCATGATGGGGAATGTGGTGGTGTGGAAACCGAGCGACAGCCAGGTATTTTCGGCCAAAGTGATTATCGATGTCTTCAGGGAAGCCGGTGTCCCTGATGGCGTGATTAATGTCGTGTTCGGTGATGCAGCGATGATCAGTAACAGGATTTTCGAACACGCTGATTTTGCAGGCATCCATTTTACAGGATCTACACATGTGTTCAAGGACATCTGGAAAAATATCGGAAACAATATCGATAAATACAAAACCTACCCAAGGATTGTCGGGGAAACCGGAGGCAAGGATTTCGTGATTGCACACCCTTCTGCCAATGTGAAGCAGGTCGTTACGGGTATTGTGCGTGGCGCGTTCGAGTTTCAGGGGCAGAAATGTTCAGCGGCATCGAGAGGCTACATCCCGCAAAGTCTTTGGCCAGCGGTGAAAGAACAACTGATTGCCGATGTGAAATCGATGAAGATGGGCTCGCCGGCCGATTTTTCGAATTTCATTACCGCCGTAATCCACGAAGGTTCCTTCGACAAACTGGCTTCATACATCGATCAGGCCAAGAAGGATTCCGATGCGGAAATCATTGTGGGCGGAAACTATGATAAATCAGTCGGATATTTTATCGAGCCAACGGTGATCGTGACCACCAATCCACACTATGCTACGATGGAAACCGAATTGTTCGGGCCTGTGATGACCATTTATGTGTACGATGACAAACAGTGGAGCGAGACACTCCGACTTGTTGACGAGACGTCGCCCTATGCGTTGACCGGCGCTGTGTTCAGCCAGGACCGTTACGCGATTGCAGAAGCAACCGAGGCGCTCAAAAATGCCGCAGGAAACTTTTATATCAACGACAAACCAACCGGTGCAGTGGTGGGTATGCAACCTTTCGGTGGTGCCAGGGCATCAGGGACAAATGATAAGGCAGGATCAGCACTAAACCTGCTGCGCTGGGCCTCTCCGCGTACCATCAAGGAAACCTTCGTGACCCCTGAGGATTACCGTTACCCGTTCTTAGGCGAATAA
- a CDS encoding ligase-associated DNA damage response exonuclease, producing the protein MNKTPLLVFNDKGIYCQQADVYLDPWRPVTNAIITHGHSDHSRWGHQNYITHHQNVPIIRHRLGEINVTGKSWNETFVVNGVKFSLHPAGHIVGSSQVRVEYKGEVWVFTGDYKTEDDGISQPYEVVKCDTFITECTFGLPAFNWLPQKDVFSDINSWWAENRAEGRTSVLFGYTLGKAQRLMKHLDTSIGKIYTHGAVENMTEVLRQIVKLPETTLITSATKKEELLGNIVIAPPSAHGSPWIRKMTPFVTGTASGWMAFRGARARRAIDKGFVLSDHCDWYALLDSIKATGAEKVICTHGYSDIFSRYLRELGYDARTANTQYEGESAEMGTATTENDTAA; encoded by the coding sequence ATGAACAAAACTCCGCTGCTCGTTTTTAATGACAAAGGCATCTATTGCCAGCAGGCTGACGTATATCTCGATCCCTGGCGGCCCGTCACCAATGCCATCATCACCCACGGCCACTCCGACCACTCACGCTGGGGCCACCAAAACTACATTACCCACCATCAGAATGTGCCCATCATCCGTCACCGTCTTGGCGAAATCAACGTGACCGGCAAAAGCTGGAATGAAACGTTCGTTGTCAACGGGGTGAAGTTTTCACTGCATCCCGCCGGCCACATCGTGGGCAGTTCGCAGGTTCGGGTAGAGTACAAAGGCGAAGTCTGGGTATTTACCGGAGATTACAAAACCGAGGACGACGGCATCTCGCAGCCCTATGAAGTCGTGAAATGCGACACCTTCATCACCGAATGTACTTTCGGCCTGCCTGCTTTCAACTGGCTGCCGCAGAAAGACGTGTTCAGCGATATCAATAGCTGGTGGGCTGAGAACAGGGCAGAAGGCCGAACCTCTGTTTTGTTTGGCTACACTTTGGGAAAGGCGCAACGCCTGATGAAACACCTGGACACTTCGATAGGGAAAATTTATACCCACGGCGCCGTCGAGAACATGACCGAAGTTCTGCGCCAAATCGTCAAGCTCCCTGAAACCACGCTGATTACCTCTGCCACAAAAAAGGAGGAGCTCCTCGGGAACATCGTCATTGCACCGCCCAGTGCGCACGGCAGCCCGTGGATCCGGAAAATGACGCCATTTGTCACCGGTACCGCGAGCGGCTGGATGGCCTTCCGTGGCGCACGCGCCAGGCGCGCCATTGACAAGGGATTCGTGCTAAGCGACCATTGCGACTGGTATGCGCTGTTAGACAGCATCAAGGCGACCGGTGCCGAGAAGGTGATCTGCACGCACGGCTATTCCGATATTTTCTCGAGATACCTGCGCGAGTTGGGTTACGACGCGCGCACGGCCAATACGCAGTACGAAGGCGAATCCGCAGAAATGGGCACGGCAACCACAGAAAACGACACCGCGGCATGA
- a CDS encoding T9SS type A sorting domain-containing protein produces MKTTLLSLFSLFTLAASAQSVVSYYGDNNTAYTLFSAAAPLDQTAGAGQVWNFSGLTQTGTVTDAVNAPTTPETVTYPGTTTTTTTSGTDNGSPTTSKVFSKEVAGAISITGVAGDGLVFNYVTDNAFVGTYPLAFGYTNTDAIAGTYSYTTYSGTFTGTLTTSVDAYGELTLDPGPDAISVVRLRTQQNISLVYPGLGTVGTVTIDSLSYFETGSNSPVFRTATTTMVVPVLNINQTRTRMEIMSSALGVDAPNESTVQLFPNPVHDVLHATGNETVRSLRLFDVNGRMVASSATDNVNVSQLQQGMYFAEITTDAGASTKKVVKK; encoded by the coding sequence ATGAAAACAACTTTACTTTCCTTATTTTCCTTATTTACCCTTGCCGCCTCTGCCCAGAGCGTGGTGAGTTACTACGGAGACAATAATACGGCTTACACGCTGTTTTCTGCAGCGGCGCCGTTAGACCAGACGGCAGGCGCAGGCCAGGTGTGGAATTTCAGCGGGCTTACACAAACTGGCACGGTGACGGACGCGGTGAATGCGCCCACTACGCCTGAAACAGTGACTTATCCCGGGACCACGACGACCACAACAACATCAGGCACAGACAATGGCAGTCCGACGACGAGCAAGGTTTTTTCCAAAGAAGTGGCAGGCGCGATTTCGATAACCGGCGTAGCAGGCGACGGATTGGTGTTCAATTATGTGACGGACAATGCGTTTGTAGGCACTTATCCGCTGGCTTTCGGTTATACCAATACCGATGCTATTGCGGGAACTTACAGCTACACTACTTACAGCGGCACATTTACCGGCACATTGACTACCTCCGTTGACGCCTACGGCGAACTCACGCTAGATCCGGGTCCGGATGCGATCAGCGTAGTGCGCTTACGGACACAGCAAAACATCTCACTGGTTTATCCCGGATTGGGCACCGTGGGCACGGTAACGATCGACAGCCTCAGTTACTTTGAAACCGGAAGCAACTCACCGGTATTCCGCACCGCTACAACCACAATGGTTGTGCCCGTGCTGAATATCAACCAGACCAGGACTAGGATGGAGATCATGAGCTCGGCACTGGGTGTGGATGCGCCAAATGAAAGTACGGTACAATTGTTCCCGAATCCGGTGCACGACGTGCTGCATGCGACGGGGAACGAGACCGTACGCTCGCTGCGCCTTTTCGATGTAAACGGCAGGATGGTCGCTTCCTCAGCTACAGATAACGTCAATGTATCGCAGTTGCAGCAAGGCATGTATTTTGCGGAAATCACTACGGATGCGGGCGCATCAACGAAAAAAGTGGTTAAAAAATAA
- a CDS encoding YCF48-related protein, whose amino-acid sequence MAKFYLPQIKKQLVPVLMILMALPAFSQWTAQNSGVNSDLKGVCCISENAVVVVGANGTILKTTDGGMNWNQKTPVNSSDLQKVQFANGLAGFAIGASGTLLKTTDAGETWTAMDTGETADFYGLSVLDETTFYISGDNGTIKKSADGGSTFTALQAGLTESVDSVQFLNAYMGYAESGGILYKTADGGSSWTQVANPGIDSFFFLDENTGFLNAAGSGFFKTSDGGTTLESLGSSALFFTRLFSLNEHAVWGVENIETLCGCATHCVVKGEMTNTNYEDVKNCGLGGGDGIAFSDIHFANDTTGFIVGTGGAIYKNSTGVMLGQTSLTKDSVAVYPNPASANLTVSVPDQSGAAFSIEITDVSGKRIFSGDYHHRQTATINVQSFSKGMYLLTVTGSGAKHMEKIVVN is encoded by the coding sequence ATGGCGAAATTTTACCTTCCTCAGATAAAAAAACAGCTGGTTCCCGTTTTGATGATTTTGATGGCACTGCCGGCGTTTTCCCAATGGACGGCACAAAATTCAGGTGTCAATTCCGATTTAAAAGGTGTCTGCTGCATCAGTGAGAATGCGGTCGTGGTCGTCGGGGCCAACGGCACGATTTTAAAAACGACAGATGGCGGGATGAACTGGAACCAGAAAACCCCGGTAAACAGCAGTGATCTTCAAAAAGTGCAATTTGCCAATGGCCTTGCCGGATTTGCCATCGGGGCTTCAGGGACTTTACTCAAAACCACCGACGCAGGCGAAACATGGACTGCTATGGACACCGGTGAGACGGCAGACTTTTACGGACTTTCCGTATTGGATGAAACCACCTTCTACATTTCGGGCGACAACGGCACGATTAAGAAATCAGCCGACGGCGGCAGTACTTTTACGGCGTTGCAGGCAGGGTTAACCGAATCTGTAGATTCCGTCCAGTTCCTCAATGCGTATATGGGGTATGCCGAAAGCGGCGGCATCCTTTACAAAACGGCTGACGGTGGCAGCTCATGGACACAGGTTGCTAATCCGGGCATCGACTCATTCTTTTTCCTCGATGAAAATACGGGGTTCCTGAACGCAGCGGGCAGCGGTTTCTTCAAAACTTCGGATGGCGGCACGACCCTGGAAAGCCTGGGCAGCTCAGCGCTGTTTTTTACCCGACTTTTTTCGCTGAATGAACATGCCGTGTGGGGCGTTGAAAATATCGAAACCCTTTGCGGCTGCGCAACCCATTGTGTGGTGAAAGGCGAAATGACCAACACCAATTACGAGGATGTTAAAAATTGCGGCCTCGGAGGTGGGGACGGCATCGCCTTCAGCGACATTCATTTTGCAAACGATACAACGGGTTTCATTGTGGGAACCGGCGGCGCGATTTATAAAAACAGTACCGGCGTGATGCTCGGCCAAACTTCGCTTACCAAAGATTCGGTTGCCGTATACCCCAATCCGGCGTCGGCAAACCTGACGGTATCGGTTCCGGATCAATCCGGCGCAGCGTTTTCGATTGAAATCACCGATGTTTCAGGCAAGAGGATTTTTTCAGGCGATTACCACCACCGGCAAACGGCGACAATCAATGTGCAGTCTTTCTCAAAAGGCATGTACCTGCTCACGGTAACCGGTTCAGGCGCAAAACATATGGAAAAAATTGTTGTCAATTAA
- a CDS encoding ATP-dependent DNA ligase, producing MKNFANLIKALDSSNKTSVKVKALTEYFLHASDEDKVWTIAILSHRRPPRPVNTTLLRIWANELAAIPLWLFEESYHIVGDLAETIALIIPTTREHSDKSLSEYLHEMIALKSKTDEQKRAYLHENWLALNYYERFVFTKLITGSFRIGVSQKLMTRALSKATEVDEDVLAYKLMGNWNPATISFRELVLDEKSSDYLSKPYPFYLAYQIEGAVSSLGAPEDWAVEHKWDGIRSQTIIRDGGVYVWSRGEELVTDKYPEFGSFIGAIPDGTVIDGEILPFPNGEIGTFNDLQTRIGRKTVSKELLAKTPVIIKAYDLLEWEGKDIRQHPYDVRRELLEQLLDSVKHLGLPLLLSQSMVFNSWEQVTEERLRARDMRSEGLMLKRRGSGYEVGRKKGDWWKWKIEPLVIDAVLTYAMRGSGRRTNLFTDYTFALWQTNAQGEKELVTFAKAYSGLTDAEFRKVDDWIRKNTLERFGPVRSVTPQLVFEIGFEGIALSKRHKSGVATRFPRILRWRHDKKIDEANTVEDLKNMIS from the coding sequence ATGAAGAATTTCGCCAACCTGATAAAAGCCTTGGACAGTTCCAATAAGACGAGCGTAAAGGTCAAGGCACTCACGGAATACTTCCTTCATGCTTCAGATGAAGATAAGGTATGGACGATCGCCATCCTGTCGCACCGCCGTCCGCCGCGTCCGGTCAATACCACGCTGCTGCGTATATGGGCGAATGAACTCGCGGCCATCCCGTTGTGGCTTTTCGAGGAAAGCTACCATATTGTAGGCGATCTCGCGGAAACCATAGCGCTCATCATTCCGACGACACGGGAACATTCCGACAAAAGCCTCTCCGAATACCTTCATGAAATGATTGCGCTCAAAAGCAAAACCGACGAGCAGAAACGTGCGTACCTGCACGAGAACTGGCTGGCGCTGAATTATTATGAACGATTCGTGTTTACCAAACTCATCACCGGCAGCTTCCGCATCGGGGTAAGCCAGAAACTGATGACACGCGCACTATCAAAAGCGACTGAAGTGGATGAGGATGTCCTGGCATACAAGCTCATGGGAAACTGGAACCCGGCGACGATTTCGTTCCGGGAATTGGTATTGGATGAAAAAAGCAGCGACTACCTTTCAAAACCGTATCCGTTTTATCTGGCCTACCAGATTGAAGGAGCCGTCTCATCACTTGGGGCACCTGAAGACTGGGCGGTTGAGCACAAATGGGACGGCATCCGGTCGCAGACAATCATACGGGATGGCGGGGTGTACGTGTGGAGCCGCGGCGAGGAACTTGTGACCGACAAATACCCGGAATTCGGGAGTTTCATCGGTGCTATTCCTGACGGGACGGTAATTGACGGTGAAATCCTGCCGTTTCCAAACGGTGAAATCGGTACGTTTAACGACCTGCAGACACGCATCGGGCGCAAAACGGTTTCAAAAGAGCTGCTGGCCAAAACGCCGGTGATTATCAAAGCCTACGATTTGCTCGAATGGGAGGGCAAAGATATCCGCCAACATCCTTATGACGTACGGCGGGAGCTTTTGGAACAGCTCCTGGATTCGGTAAAACACCTGGGATTGCCGCTGCTTCTGTCGCAAAGTATGGTTTTTAATTCCTGGGAACAGGTTACTGAAGAACGCCTCAGGGCCAGGGACATGCGCAGTGAGGGACTGATGCTGAAACGACGCGGTTCGGGGTATGAAGTGGGCCGTAAAAAAGGCGATTGGTGGAAATGGAAAATCGAGCCGCTCGTCATAGATGCCGTGCTCACCTATGCGATGCGCGGTTCAGGCCGGCGTACCAATCTGTTTACCGATTATACTTTTGCACTATGGCAGACCAATGCGCAGGGCGAGAAGGAGCTGGTGACTTTTGCCAAAGCGTATTCAGGACTCACCGATGCAGAATTCCGAAAGGTCGATGACTGGATCCGTAAGAACACGCTGGAACGTTTCGGGCCGGTACGCAGCGTGACGCCGCAATTGGTTTTTGAGATCGGGTTTGAAGGCATCGCGTTGTCGAAAAGGCATAAAAGCGGTGTAGCCACGCGATTTCCGCGGATTTTACGTTGGCGGCATGACAAGAAGATCGATGAAGCCAATACTGTTGAAGACCTGAAAAATATGATTTCATAA